In Longimicrobium sp., the following are encoded in one genomic region:
- a CDS encoding DoxX family protein, translating to MAFNGTSILPHRVSGGLAFLRVIVGIIFVAHGAQKLFTYGLAGVSGSFAGMGIPLPGITGPAVAFLEFFGGIALILGLLTRLAALGLAINMFGAIFMVHFAAGFFLPQGYEFALALLGGSVALAMAGAGEYSVDAAIARRRDDAAGRF from the coding sequence ATGGCCTTCAACGGAACCAGCATCCTCCCGCACCGCGTGAGCGGCGGCCTCGCCTTCCTGCGCGTGATCGTGGGCATCATCTTCGTGGCGCACGGCGCGCAGAAGCTGTTCACCTACGGCCTGGCGGGCGTCTCGGGCTCGTTCGCCGGCATGGGCATTCCGCTGCCGGGCATCACCGGGCCCGCGGTGGCGTTCCTGGAGTTCTTCGGCGGCATCGCGCTGATCCTGGGCCTGCTGACCCGGCTGGCGGCGCTGGGGCTGGCCATCAACATGTTCGGAGCCATCTTCATGGTGCACTTCGCGGCCGGGTTCTTCCTGCCGCAAGGCTACGAGTTTGCGCTGGCGCTGCTCGGCGGCTCGGTCGCGCTGGCGATGGCGGGTGCCGGTGAGTACTCGGTGGATGCGGCCATCGCGCGCCGCCGCGACGACGCCGCCGGCCGCTTCTGA
- a CDS encoding co-chaperone GroES family protein encodes MSREVILIGDKVLIKPEEENQQTPSGLFLPQGVQQKEQVMQGYVVNTGPGYPLGEAAADGETWTGRTRTELRYVPLQAEKGDYAIFLKTPAVEVEIDGSKYQIVPHNAILLLIRDRIPLP; translated from the coding sequence ATGAGCCGCGAAGTGATCCTGATCGGGGACAAGGTCCTCATCAAGCCCGAAGAAGAGAACCAGCAGACGCCGTCGGGGCTGTTTCTGCCGCAGGGGGTGCAGCAGAAGGAGCAGGTGATGCAGGGATACGTGGTGAACACCGGCCCCGGCTACCCGCTGGGCGAGGCGGCGGCGGATGGAGAAACGTGGACCGGACGCACGCGCACCGAGCTGCGCTACGTGCCGCTGCAGGCGGAGAAGGGAGACTACGCGATCTTCCTGAAGACGCCCGCGGTGGAGGTGGAGATCGACGGCAGCAAGTACCAGATCGTTCCGCACAACGCCATTCTCCTCCTCATCCGCGACCGCATCCCGCTGCCGTGA
- the acnA gene encoding aconitate hydratase AcnA, translating into MADSFGARSTLSVGGRDYEIFRLDALSREGVDVSRLPYSLRILLENLLRTEDGVTVTRDDILALARWNPKDPPDREIAYSPARVVLQDFTGVPCVVDLAAMRDAMAQLGGDPSKINPLQPVELVIDHSVQVDAFGTAEAFEQNVELDYQRNAERYAFLRWGQQAFQNFQVVPPNTGIVHQVNLEYLSRVVFSTDENPNLMKGDVPQAYPDTCVGTDSHTPMVNGLGILAWGVGGIEAEAAMLGQPISMLIPEVVGFKLEGELPEGATATDLVLTVTEMLRKKGVVGKFVEFYGPGIASLALADRATIGNMSPEYGATCAIFPPDQVTLEYLRFTGRPAERIALVEAYMKEQGLFHTAASPEPLFTDTLTLDLNSVEPSIAGPRRPQDRIPLSKAKKAFKAALPELMPEKKGAPVAAVKDATAIGKEAQPGADAAVWGEGAGAVEEAHAATEASPSGGAGEIDHGSVVIAAITSCTNTSNPSVMIAAGLLAKKAAEHGLTRKPWVKTSLAPGSKVVTAYYEKAGLQEYLDRLGFHTVGYGCTTCIGNSGPLPEEISREIQERGLVACSVLSGNRNFEGRINSEVRANFLMSPPLVVAYAIAGRMDWDPYNEPIGTDPEGRSVFLKDIWPTLTEVQAAVQSSIDSAMYERSYAGVFEGDERWKSMPVPAGDRFEWADSSTYVRQPPYFENMAHDAPESVGDIVKARAVALLGDSVTTDHISPAGSIKKDSPAGSYLVERGVDAKDFNSYGARRGNHEVMIRGTFANVRIRNQLAPNTEGGYTTYFPDDEITTIYDAAMRYQADGTPLVVLAGKEYGSGSSRDWAAKGPYLQGIKAVIAETYERIHRSNLVGMGVLPLQFLNGESVKSHGLTGREHFDIVGVGEVISSNLETREVTVRATGEDGEAKEFRALVRIDTPQEVLYYRHGGILQYVLRQLLGGREKPEAMSPSVAAGAVVHDDKDKGSARVTEAAEESFPASDPPAY; encoded by the coding sequence ATGGCCGACAGCTTCGGCGCCCGCTCGACCCTTTCGGTCGGCGGACGCGACTACGAGATCTTTCGCCTGGACGCGCTGAGCCGCGAAGGCGTGGACGTGTCACGCCTGCCGTACTCGCTGCGCATTCTGCTGGAAAACCTGCTGCGCACCGAGGATGGCGTCACCGTTACGCGCGACGACATCCTGGCGCTGGCGCGGTGGAACCCCAAGGACCCGCCCGACCGCGAGATCGCCTACTCGCCCGCGCGGGTGGTGCTGCAGGACTTCACCGGCGTTCCCTGCGTGGTGGACCTGGCGGCCATGCGCGACGCCATGGCGCAGCTGGGCGGCGACCCGTCGAAGATCAACCCGCTGCAGCCGGTGGAGCTGGTGATCGACCACTCGGTGCAGGTGGACGCGTTCGGCACCGCCGAGGCGTTCGAGCAGAACGTGGAGCTGGACTACCAGCGCAACGCCGAGCGCTACGCGTTCCTGCGCTGGGGGCAGCAGGCCTTCCAGAACTTCCAGGTGGTGCCGCCCAACACGGGCATCGTGCACCAGGTGAACCTGGAGTACCTGTCGCGCGTGGTGTTCAGCACCGACGAGAACCCCAACCTGATGAAGGGCGACGTTCCGCAGGCCTATCCCGACACCTGCGTGGGCACCGACAGCCACACGCCCATGGTCAACGGGCTGGGCATTCTGGCGTGGGGCGTGGGCGGCATCGAGGCCGAGGCGGCCATGCTGGGCCAGCCCATCAGCATGCTCATCCCCGAGGTGGTCGGCTTCAAGCTCGAGGGCGAGCTCCCCGAGGGGGCGACCGCGACGGACCTGGTGCTCACCGTCACCGAGATGCTCCGCAAGAAGGGCGTCGTCGGCAAGTTCGTGGAGTTCTACGGACCGGGCATCGCCAGCCTGGCCCTGGCCGACCGGGCGACCATCGGCAACATGTCGCCCGAGTACGGGGCAACGTGCGCCATCTTCCCGCCGGACCAGGTGACGCTGGAGTACCTGCGCTTTACCGGCCGCCCGGCGGAGCGCATTGCGCTGGTCGAGGCGTACATGAAGGAGCAGGGGCTCTTCCACACGGCCGCCAGCCCCGAGCCGCTGTTCACCGACACGCTGACGCTGGACCTGAACAGCGTGGAGCCCAGCATCGCCGGGCCGCGCCGCCCGCAGGACCGCATTCCCCTCAGCAAGGCCAAGAAGGCGTTCAAGGCGGCCCTGCCGGAGCTGATGCCCGAGAAGAAGGGCGCCCCCGTCGCGGCGGTGAAGGACGCGACGGCGATCGGCAAGGAGGCCCAGCCCGGCGCCGATGCCGCGGTGTGGGGCGAGGGCGCGGGCGCGGTGGAGGAAGCGCACGCCGCCACGGAGGCGTCGCCGTCGGGCGGGGCGGGGGAGATCGACCACGGGTCGGTGGTGATCGCCGCCATCACCAGCTGCACCAACACGTCGAACCCCTCGGTGATGATCGCGGCCGGGCTGCTGGCCAAGAAGGCCGCCGAGCACGGGCTGACGCGCAAGCCGTGGGTGAAGACGTCGCTGGCGCCGGGTTCCAAGGTGGTCACCGCGTACTACGAGAAGGCGGGGCTGCAGGAGTACCTGGACCGGCTGGGCTTTCACACCGTGGGCTACGGCTGCACCACCTGCATCGGCAACTCGGGGCCGCTGCCGGAAGAGATTTCGCGCGAGATCCAGGAGCGCGGGCTGGTGGCCTGCTCGGTGCTTTCCGGCAACCGCAACTTCGAGGGGCGCATCAACTCCGAGGTGCGGGCCAACTTCCTGATGTCGCCCCCGCTGGTGGTGGCCTACGCCATCGCCGGGCGGATGGACTGGGACCCGTACAACGAGCCCATCGGCACCGACCCGGAGGGGCGCTCGGTGTTCCTCAAGGACATCTGGCCCACGCTGACCGAGGTGCAGGCCGCGGTGCAGTCGTCCATCGACAGCGCCATGTACGAGCGCAGCTACGCCGGCGTGTTCGAGGGCGACGAGCGGTGGAAGTCCATGCCGGTGCCCGCCGGCGACCGCTTCGAGTGGGCCGACAGCTCCACCTACGTGCGCCAGCCGCCGTACTTCGAGAACATGGCGCACGACGCGCCCGAGTCGGTGGGCGACATCGTGAAGGCGCGCGCCGTGGCCCTGCTGGGCGACAGCGTGACGACGGACCACATTTCGCCAGCGGGCTCCATCAAGAAGGACTCGCCCGCGGGCTCGTACCTGGTGGAGCGCGGGGTCGATGCCAAGGACTTCAACTCGTACGGCGCCCGCCGCGGCAACCACGAGGTGATGATCCGGGGCACCTTCGCCAACGTGCGCATCCGCAACCAGCTGGCGCCCAACACGGAGGGCGGGTACACCACGTACTTCCCCGACGACGAGATCACCACGATCTACGACGCGGCCATGCGCTACCAGGCCGACGGCACGCCGCTGGTGGTGCTGGCGGGCAAGGAGTACGGCAGCGGCTCGTCGCGCGACTGGGCGGCCAAGGGCCCGTACCTGCAGGGGATCAAGGCGGTGATCGCCGAGACGTACGAGCGCATCCACCGCAGCAACCTGGTGGGAATGGGCGTGCTGCCGCTGCAGTTCCTGAACGGCGAGAGCGTGAAGTCGCACGGGCTGACCGGCCGCGAGCACTTCGACATCGTCGGCGTGGGCGAGGTGATCTCCAGCAACCTGGAAACGCGCGAGGTCACCGTCCGGGCCACGGGCGAGGACGGCGAGGCGAAGGAGTTCCGCGCCCTCGTTCGCATCGACACGCCGCAGGAGGTGCTGTACTACCGCCACGGCGGCATCCTGCAGTACGTGCTGCGCCAGCTGCTGGGCGGCCGCGAAAAGCCTGAGGCCATGTCGCCGTCCGTCGCCGCGGGCGCGGTGGTGCACGACGACAAGGACAAGGGCAGCGCCCGGGTGACCGAGGCCGCCGAGGAGTCGTTCCCGGCCAGCGACCCGCCGGCGTACTGA
- a CDS encoding tetratricopeptide repeat protein — protein MASSTAARSRRPQSTIDSDDAFAVRAAEAAAWAKRNVRMIVTIAAVALVTVGGYLVYRVNAASKAARAAEQFLALRANPSVGTAAGAGQVEAFIKAHAGTVEADEARLLLAEIRLNSGNPKAAVTALAPLAGSDSRLAAQASMMLGSAHAQAGDRAAAIRAYQQAGEKAGADYQRVEALAQAALMHEQNNDFAGAVAIYERLLADAKEGSQQAQVIEMRLAEARSRAAAKR, from the coding sequence ATGGCATCGTCCACCGCCGCACGTTCCCGCCGGCCGCAGAGCACGATCGACTCCGACGACGCGTTCGCCGTTCGCGCCGCCGAGGCGGCCGCGTGGGCCAAGCGCAACGTCCGCATGATCGTTACGATCGCGGCCGTGGCGCTGGTGACCGTGGGCGGGTACCTGGTGTACCGGGTGAACGCGGCCAGCAAGGCGGCGCGCGCCGCCGAGCAGTTCCTGGCCCTCCGCGCCAACCCCTCGGTGGGCACCGCGGCGGGCGCCGGGCAGGTGGAGGCGTTCATCAAGGCGCACGCGGGCACGGTCGAGGCCGACGAGGCTCGCCTGCTGCTGGCGGAGATCCGCCTGAACAGCGGCAACCCCAAGGCGGCGGTCACCGCGCTCGCCCCCTTGGCGGGAAGCGACTCGCGGCTGGCCGCACAGGCGTCGATGATGCTGGGCTCGGCGCACGCCCAGGCGGGTGACCGCGCGGCAGCCATCCGTGCCTACCAGCAGGCGGGCGAGAAGGCCGGTGCCGACTACCAGCGGGTGGAGGCGCTGGCCCAGGCCGCGCTGATGCACGAGCAGAACAACGACTTCGCCGGTGCGGTCGCCATCTACGAGCGGCTGCTGGCGGACGCCAAGGAAGGCTCGCAGCAGGCGCAGGTGATCGAGATGCGCCTGGCCGAGGCGCGCTCCCGGGCCGCCGCGAAGCGCTGA
- the ppdK gene encoding pyruvate, phosphate dikinase has translation MADRYVYFFGAGETEGSKEMKDLLGGKGAGLAEMARIGVPVPPGFTITTEVCRLYLRGGRYPDGLREQVAASLARLERATGKVFGGDEAPLLVSVRSGAAFSMPGMMDTILNLGLNDRTAAALAAGSGDERFAFDSYRRFVQMYADVVLGVHAEQFERLIEDTKRARGVSEDTDLSAEDLRDLVARFKALVRDHTQADFPEDPQDQLWGAIHAVFGSWDTPRAKAYRRINGISDDLGTAVSICSMVFGNMGSDSGTGVAFTRDPSTGERRLYGEFLVNAQGEDVVAGIRDPLHIDGMEQALPNSFHELVEAARLLEDHYRDAQDLEFTVERGRLYLLQTRNAKRTGRAAVRMAVEMVDEGRITPEEAVLRVDPGQLDQLLHPMIDPGASVHLLTTALPASPGAASGRVVFNPDEAAERGAHEPVILVRRETSPEDFHGMVVSQGILTCRGGMTSHAAVVARGMGKCCVAGAGDVLMDEARRQFSAGGTTVKEGDWITLDGTTGRVILGKVPTVEPELTDDFHRLMEWADGFRRLRVRTNADTPNDSAVARRFGAEGIGLCRTEHMFFEGDRIDAVREMILAETGAQRAIAVAKLLPMQRADFEGIFRAMDGLPVTIRLLDPPLHEFLPHGPAEIKDLARKLGMDPVRMREQVERHHEANPMLGHRGCRLGITYPDITWMQAQAIFEAAVNVQAQGVTVCPEIMIPLVGTAEELKRQRKIVDEVAAEVFYQCETRVDYLVGTMIELPRAALTADRIAEHAQFFSFGTNDLTQTTFGLSRDDAGRFLPEYVAAGVLPDDPFQTLDVEGVGKLVDMATRLGRGVKADLKVGVCGEHGGDPRSVEFFHAVGLNYVSCSPYRVPVARLAAAHAALNDRTTEPEAAPAPVADAEVQEIEAMAAD, from the coding sequence ATGGCCGACCGCTACGTTTATTTCTTTGGCGCGGGAGAGACGGAAGGCAGCAAGGAGATGAAGGACCTGCTCGGCGGCAAGGGCGCCGGGCTGGCCGAGATGGCGCGCATCGGGGTGCCGGTGCCCCCGGGGTTCACCATCACCACCGAGGTTTGCCGGCTGTACCTGCGCGGGGGGCGCTATCCCGACGGGCTGCGCGAGCAGGTGGCCGCGTCGCTCGCGCGGCTGGAGCGCGCCACGGGCAAGGTGTTCGGCGGGGACGAGGCGCCGCTCCTCGTTTCGGTGCGCTCCGGCGCGGCGTTCAGCATGCCGGGGATGATGGACACCATCCTGAACCTGGGGCTGAACGACCGTACCGCCGCCGCGCTGGCCGCCGGCAGCGGCGACGAACGCTTCGCCTTCGACAGCTATCGCCGCTTCGTGCAGATGTACGCCGACGTCGTCCTGGGCGTGCACGCGGAGCAGTTCGAGCGGCTGATCGAGGACACGAAGCGCGCCCGCGGCGTCAGCGAGGACACCGACTTGTCCGCGGAGGACCTGCGGGACCTCGTCGCCCGGTTCAAGGCGCTCGTGCGCGACCATACCCAGGCCGATTTTCCGGAGGACCCGCAGGACCAGCTGTGGGGCGCCATCCACGCCGTGTTCGGCTCGTGGGACACGCCGCGCGCCAAAGCGTACCGCCGCATCAACGGCATCAGCGACGACCTGGGCACAGCGGTGAGCATCTGCTCCATGGTGTTCGGCAACATGGGGTCGGACTCGGGGACGGGCGTGGCCTTCACGCGCGACCCCTCCACCGGCGAGCGGCGGCTGTACGGCGAGTTCCTGGTGAACGCGCAGGGCGAGGACGTGGTGGCCGGCATCCGCGACCCGCTTCACATCGACGGGATGGAGCAGGCCCTTCCCAACTCGTTCCACGAACTCGTCGAGGCGGCGCGGCTGCTGGAAGACCACTACCGCGACGCCCAGGACCTGGAGTTCACGGTGGAGCGCGGGCGGCTGTACCTGCTGCAGACGCGCAACGCCAAGCGCACCGGGCGCGCGGCCGTGCGCATGGCGGTGGAGATGGTGGACGAGGGCCGCATCACCCCGGAAGAGGCGGTGCTGCGGGTGGATCCCGGCCAACTGGACCAGCTTCTCCATCCCATGATCGACCCCGGCGCCTCCGTGCACCTGCTGACGACGGCGCTCCCCGCCTCGCCGGGCGCCGCATCCGGCCGCGTGGTGTTCAACCCCGACGAGGCAGCCGAGCGCGGGGCGCACGAGCCGGTGATCCTGGTGCGCCGCGAAACGTCGCCCGAGGACTTTCACGGGATGGTGGTGTCGCAGGGTATCCTCACCTGCCGCGGGGGGATGACGTCGCACGCCGCCGTGGTGGCGCGCGGCATGGGCAAGTGCTGCGTGGCGGGCGCCGGTGACGTGCTGATGGACGAGGCGCGGCGCCAGTTCTCCGCCGGCGGCACGACGGTGAAGGAAGGCGACTGGATCACGCTGGACGGCACCACGGGGCGGGTGATCCTGGGCAAGGTGCCCACGGTAGAGCCGGAGCTGACCGACGACTTCCACCGGCTGATGGAGTGGGCCGATGGGTTCCGCCGCCTGCGCGTGAGGACCAACGCCGACACGCCCAACGACAGCGCCGTGGCCCGCCGCTTCGGCGCCGAGGGGATCGGGCTGTGCCGCACGGAGCACATGTTCTTCGAGGGCGACCGCATCGACGCCGTCCGCGAGATGATCCTGGCCGAGACGGGCGCGCAGCGGGCCATCGCCGTGGCCAAGCTGCTTCCCATGCAGCGCGCGGACTTCGAGGGGATCTTCCGGGCGATGGACGGGCTTCCGGTGACCATCCGCCTGCTGGACCCGCCGCTGCACGAGTTCCTTCCGCACGGCCCGGCCGAGATCAAGGACCTGGCCCGCAAGCTGGGGATGGACCCCGTGCGCATGCGCGAGCAGGTGGAGCGGCACCACGAGGCCAACCCCATGCTGGGCCACCGCGGCTGCCGGCTGGGGATCACCTACCCCGACATCACCTGGATGCAGGCGCAGGCCATCTTCGAGGCCGCGGTCAACGTGCAGGCGCAGGGGGTGACGGTGTGCCCCGAGATCATGATTCCCCTCGTGGGCACGGCCGAGGAGCTGAAGCGGCAGCGGAAGATCGTCGACGAGGTGGCGGCGGAGGTGTTCTATCAGTGCGAGACCCGCGTCGACTACCTGGTGGGCACGATGATCGAGCTGCCCCGCGCCGCGCTGACGGCGGACCGCATCGCGGAGCACGCGCAGTTCTTTTCCTTCGGCACCAACGACCTCACGCAGACCACGTTCGGCCTGTCGCGCGACGATGCGGGGCGGTTCCTGCCCGAGTACGTGGCGGCGGGCGTGCTCCCTGACGACCCGTTCCAGACGCTGGACGTGGAAGGCGTGGGCAAGCTGGTGGACATGGCGACGCGCCTGGGCCGCGGCGTGAAGGCCGACCTGAAGGTGGGCGTCTGCGGCGAGCACGGCGGCGACCCGCGCTCAGTGGAGTTCTTTCACGCGGTGGGGCTGAACTACGTCTCGTGCTCGCCCTACCGCGTTCCCGTCGCGCGCCTGGCGGCCGCCCACGCGGCCCTGAACGACCGCACCACGGAGCCGGAGGCGGCGCCTGCGCCGGTGGCGGATGCGGAGGTACAGGAGATCGAGGCGATGGCCGCGGACTGA
- the tnpA gene encoding IS200/IS605 family transposase, with translation MRGNYAKLYLHLVWATWDRLPLITPELRVPIYQALHEQANRTGCEMIAVGGIQDHVHVLLKMPTTVSIAEIVKSLKGGSTHVVTHAVQRGSFFKWQGSYGAFTVSRTHVPMVRAYVLNQERHHRENRLSRTLERMSEH, from the coding sequence GTGCGAGGGAATTACGCGAAGCTCTACCTGCACCTGGTGTGGGCCACGTGGGATCGGCTGCCGCTGATCACCCCTGAGTTGCGCGTGCCCATCTACCAAGCCCTGCACGAGCAGGCGAACCGGACCGGTTGCGAGATGATCGCGGTCGGAGGAATCCAGGACCACGTGCACGTCCTCCTGAAGATGCCGACGACGGTTTCCATCGCGGAGATCGTCAAGAGCCTGAAGGGCGGGTCCACACACGTCGTCACGCACGCCGTGCAGCGCGGCTCGTTCTTCAAATGGCAGGGCAGCTACGGCGCATTTACTGTTTCCCGCACGCACGTCCCCATGGTCCGCGCCTACGTCTTGAACCAGGAACGGCATCATCGTGAAAACCGCCTCAGCCGCACGCTCGAGCGCATGTCCGAGCACTGA
- the lgt gene encoding prolipoprotein diacylglyceryl transferase — protein sequence MLAPLGLIEIPFPRIDPVALELPGGLAIRWYGITFMIGFYAGYLLMRKMARDGYVPMEQDSVGDLLFMFILGVILGGRLGYILFYDFPTFAANPARIIRIWEGGLAFHGGLLGALTAGWWFSRKHKVPFLRLGDGLALAVLPAIVTVRTANFINGELYGRVTTDAVPWAVRFPTDPVAAQLLGTAGAGSLRERELLIEQAYRTGLWDRVQAQVPLRHPSQLYEGLAEGLLLGLVLWGLYAWTRKRGIRLAPGTLGGVFMLGYGLIRSFLELFRQPDAQFTDAGDPVGTVLGPLTMGQTLSLGMIAVGIFFVVRGLRALRNGPPPVEAISR from the coding sequence GTGCTGGCCCCGCTGGGGCTGATCGAGATCCCGTTCCCCCGCATCGACCCCGTCGCCCTGGAACTCCCGGGCGGCCTGGCGATCCGGTGGTACGGGATCACGTTCATGATCGGCTTCTATGCCGGCTACCTGCTGATGCGCAAGATGGCGCGCGACGGCTACGTGCCCATGGAGCAGGACTCGGTGGGCGACCTGCTGTTCATGTTCATTTTGGGCGTGATCCTGGGCGGGCGGCTGGGCTACATCCTCTTCTACGACTTCCCCACCTTCGCGGCCAACCCGGCGCGCATCATCCGCATCTGGGAAGGCGGCTTGGCCTTCCACGGCGGCCTGCTGGGCGCGCTGACAGCGGGATGGTGGTTCTCGCGCAAGCACAAGGTGCCGTTCCTGCGCCTGGGTGACGGGCTGGCGCTGGCCGTTCTGCCCGCCATCGTGACCGTGCGCACCGCCAACTTCATCAACGGCGAGCTGTACGGGCGGGTGACGACGGACGCGGTGCCCTGGGCCGTGCGCTTTCCCACCGACCCCGTCGCCGCGCAGCTGCTGGGTACGGCGGGCGCCGGCTCCCTGCGCGAGCGCGAGCTGCTGATCGAGCAGGCGTACCGCACGGGGCTGTGGGACCGGGTGCAGGCGCAGGTGCCGCTGCGCCACCCCTCGCAGCTGTACGAGGGGCTGGCCGAAGGGCTGCTGCTGGGGCTGGTGCTGTGGGGACTGTACGCGTGGACGCGAAAGCGCGGCATCCGCCTGGCCCCGGGAACGCTCGGCGGGGTGTTCATGCTGGGATATGGCCTGATCCGCTCGTTCCTGGAGCTCTTCCGCCAGCCGGACGCGCAGTTCACGGATGCGGGCGACCCGGTCGGCACGGTGCTGGGTCCGCTGACCATGGGCCAGACGCTCAGCCTGGGAATGATCGCCGTGGGCATCTTCTTCGTCGTCCGCGGCCTGCGCGCACTCCGCAACGGCCCTCCTCCCGTGGAAGCCATCTCCCGCTGA
- a CDS encoding VOC family protein, whose product MTITDRAAASGEQGVAPAGFRLPAATRLGRVRLQVVDLARSLAWYGNVLGLRVLERADGQATLGAHGDERPLVELHERPGAAPAPHRGRLGLYHFAILLPDRAALSRFVAHLAEVGERAGASDHLVSEALYLNDPDGLGIEVYADRPRSSWVWQNGQLAMDTRPLNLESLLRAADGQPWTGMPAGTVIGHVHLHVGAIDEAAAFYHGALGFDKVVWSYPGALFLSAGGYHHHLGLNTWAGTGARPAGENDARLLSWEIIVPASADADEAAASLQSAGYAADRIDGGWRSADPWGTELHLVADA is encoded by the coding sequence ATGACGATCACCGATCGCGCCGCGGCCAGCGGCGAGCAAGGGGTGGCGCCCGCCGGATTCCGTCTTCCGGCCGCCACGCGGCTGGGGCGGGTGCGCCTGCAGGTGGTCGACCTGGCGCGGTCGCTGGCCTGGTACGGCAACGTCCTGGGACTACGTGTGCTGGAGCGCGCCGACGGGCAGGCCACCTTGGGCGCCCACGGCGACGAGCGTCCGCTGGTGGAGCTGCACGAGCGTCCCGGCGCGGCGCCCGCTCCGCACCGCGGACGGCTGGGGCTGTACCACTTCGCCATCCTGCTGCCGGACCGCGCAGCGTTGAGCCGCTTCGTCGCCCACCTGGCGGAGGTCGGCGAGCGGGCCGGCGCGTCGGACCACCTGGTGAGCGAGGCGCTGTACCTGAACGACCCGGACGGGCTGGGCATCGAGGTGTACGCTGATCGTCCGCGGAGCAGCTGGGTGTGGCAGAACGGGCAGCTGGCGATGGACACGCGTCCGCTTAACCTGGAAAGCCTCCTTCGCGCCGCCGACGGCCAGCCGTGGACGGGGATGCCGGCCGGCACGGTCATCGGCCACGTGCACCTTCACGTCGGCGCGATTGACGAGGCGGCGGCGTTCTACCATGGGGCGCTCGGGTTCGACAAGGTGGTGTGGAGCTATCCGGGCGCGCTCTTCCTGTCCGCGGGCGGCTATCACCATCACCTGGGCCTGAACACCTGGGCCGGCACCGGCGCACGGCCCGCAGGCGAGAACGACGCGCGGCTCCTCTCGTGGGAGATCATCGTCCCCGCGTCGGCCGACGCGGACGAGGCAGCGGCGAGCCTCCAGTCCGCGGGATACGCCGCGGATCGGATCGACGGTGGATGGAGATCGGCCGACCCGTGGGGCACCGAGTTGCACCTCGTCGCCGACGCCTGA
- a CDS encoding cation diffusion facilitator family transporter, which translates to MGAGHHHGHGHSHSHGAARNTRRLKLTLALAAVYLVAEVVGGILANSLALLADAGHMLSDVGALALSLFAIWMAQKPATPRRTFGYHRTEILAALANAATLIAIALFIFVEAWHRFRAPEPVAGLTVMIIAVGGLAVNVAGLVILHGGRDESLNIRGAWLHLLTDALGSVGAITGGLLIWAFGWAWADPAVSVAIAVLVLYSSWHLLKESVGVLLEGTPAHIDLGAVRGAMLGVDGVEDVHDLHVWTITSGLDALSAHAVVGERMERRHSGEILADLHCVLHDRFGLHHLTIQIEPRDFEEHRCVALGRAEEHVEAGV; encoded by the coding sequence ATGGGCGCCGGACATCACCACGGGCACGGCCACTCGCATTCCCACGGCGCCGCGCGCAACACGCGGCGGCTGAAGCTGACGCTCGCCCTGGCCGCGGTGTACCTGGTGGCGGAGGTGGTCGGCGGCATCCTGGCCAACTCCCTGGCCCTGCTGGCGGACGCCGGGCACATGCTGTCGGACGTGGGGGCGCTGGCGCTGTCGCTGTTCGCCATCTGGATGGCGCAGAAGCCGGCGACGCCCCGGCGCACGTTCGGCTATCACCGCACCGAGATCCTGGCGGCGCTCGCCAACGCGGCCACGCTGATCGCCATCGCCCTCTTCATCTTCGTCGAGGCGTGGCATCGCTTCCGCGCGCCGGAACCGGTGGCGGGGCTCACGGTGATGATCATTGCCGTGGGCGGGCTGGCGGTGAACGTGGCGGGGCTGGTGATCCTTCACGGCGGCAGGGACGAAAGCCTGAACATCCGCGGCGCCTGGCTTCACCTGCTGACGGACGCGCTGGGCAGCGTCGGTGCCATCACCGGAGGCCTGCTGATCTGGGCGTTCGGCTGGGCGTGGGCGGATCCCGCCGTCTCCGTGGCCATCGCGGTGCTGGTGCTGTACTCGTCGTGGCACCTGCTGAAGGAGAGCGTGGGGGTGCTGCTGGAGGGCACGCCGGCGCACATCGACCTGGGGGCGGTGCGCGGGGCCATGCTGGGCGTGGACGGGGTGGAGGACGTGCACGATCTGCACGTGTGGACGATCACGAGCGGATTGGATGCGCTGAGCGCGCACGCCGTGGTCGGCGAGCGGATGGAGCGGCGCCACTCGGGCGAGATCCTGGCGGACCTGCACTGCGTGCTGCACGACCGCTTCGGCCTTCACCACCTGACCATCCAGATCGAGCCCCGCGACTTCGAGGAGCACCGCTGCGTGGCCCTCGGGCGCGCCGAGGAGCACGTCGAAGCGGGCGTCTGA